Proteins found in one Flavobacterium channae genomic segment:
- a CDS encoding TolC family protein: MKQKLTIICLIIASVITAQESEKKSFSFTLQQAIDHAIENNYTAMNAKRDIDAAKQKKWETTASGLPQITSNVQYLNNLDFQAQGVSGNAFNPGGDPNAITTIAFGTKHSMNASATLSQLIFDGSYIVGLQSAKVYLQISENAKEKTDLEIRELVTNAYGNVLLARESVLIFEKNKATLEKTLFETNETFKNGLTEEENVEQLQITLTQLTSSLSNAKKREEIALNLLKISIGIDINNEVILTEKLDDLATSNVDLAVLNEQFDANNSIDFKIQKNNEESKRLLLKLERFRALPTIGAQLNYGANTFANRFDFLTTDQKWYNYSNFGVNISLPIFSSFRDRARTQQAKIAFEQAKTQVTETEQRLKLQYQQAKTDYEFSIEQYGASKSNLKLAERIEAKQQVKFKEGLSTSFEFTEAQRQLYTAQQNYLQAMIDVMNKKATLDKLTNKK, encoded by the coding sequence ATGAAACAAAAATTAACCATAATTTGCTTAATTATTGCTTCTGTAATAACAGCACAAGAAAGCGAGAAAAAATCGTTTTCTTTTACGTTACAACAAGCAATTGATCACGCCATTGAAAACAATTACACGGCTATGAATGCAAAACGTGATATTGATGCGGCTAAACAAAAAAAATGGGAAACTACCGCTTCTGGACTTCCTCAAATTACTAGTAATGTTCAATATTTGAATAACTTAGATTTTCAAGCGCAAGGGGTTTCGGGTAATGCTTTTAACCCTGGTGGCGATCCAAATGCTATTACAACAATTGCTTTTGGAACAAAACACAGCATGAATGCATCGGCAACTTTAAGCCAATTGATTTTTGATGGTTCGTATATTGTAGGTTTGCAATCTGCAAAAGTGTATCTTCAAATTTCTGAAAACGCTAAAGAAAAAACCGATTTAGAAATCAGAGAACTGGTTACTAATGCATACGGAAATGTTTTATTAGCTAGAGAAAGTGTTTTAATCTTCGAAAAAAACAAAGCCACTTTAGAAAAAACATTATTTGAAACAAATGAAACTTTTAAAAATGGTTTAACTGAAGAAGAAAATGTAGAGCAACTTCAAATAACACTTACTCAGTTAACAAGTTCATTATCGAATGCTAAGAAAAGAGAAGAAATTGCTTTAAATCTTTTAAAAATCTCAATAGGAATTGACATCAACAACGAGGTGATTTTAACTGAAAAATTAGATGATTTAGCTACTAGTAACGTTGATTTAGCTGTTTTAAATGAACAATTTGACGCAAACAATTCGATTGATTTTAAAATCCAAAAAAACAACGAAGAATCAAAACGTTTACTTTTAAAATTAGAGCGTTTTAGAGCTTTACCTACCATTGGTGCACAATTAAATTACGGAGCTAACACATTTGCTAACCGTTTTGACTTTTTAACAACGGATCAAAAATGGTACAATTATTCAAATTTTGGTGTAAATATTAGCCTTCCTATTTTTAGTAGTTTTAGAGATAGAGCAAGAACACAACAAGCTAAAATTGCTTTTGAACAAGCTAAAACACAAGTAACCGAAACAGAACAACGTTTAAAACTTCAATACCAACAAGCAAAAACGGATTACGAATTTAGCATTGAACAATATGGTGCTTCTAAAAGTAATTTGAAATTAGCAGAACGAATTGAAGCAAAACAACAAGTAAAATTCAAAGAAGGACTTTCTACAAGTTTTGAATTTACAGAAGCACAACGTCAATTATATACAGCGCAACAAAATTATTTACAAGCTATGATTGATGTAATGAACAAAAAAGCAACTTTAGACAAACTAACTAATAAAAAATAA
- a CDS encoding efflux RND transporter periplasmic adaptor subunit: MKKIVYISLLGLLITSCGGDSKTASVDKAIESKNVATIKATRAEIQKQYDAIGTELAKLDLAIAELDTLKKSALVTTAVVKDTIFTHYIDIQGNIDTKQNLIIYPEYSGLLSQVYVKAGQNVTKGQVLARIDDGGLSNQLAQMETQTALAKTTFERQKNLWDKKIGSEIQFLQAKTNYEAQTKAVAQMKAQLAKTVVKAQFSGVIDEVITEKGQVVGPGQQLMRIVNLSDMYVSANVPESFIGKIKVGAIVDVNVKSTGKTYKGKVRQIGNYINPNNRNFSIEVAVPNTDNLLRPNQVAVLKIEDYKKPNAILIPESIVTENAAGEKIIYTVDASGKEPKAIKKTIEVGLISGANIEVKSGLNKGETIIIDGARSVQNGDVVEILKK; encoded by the coding sequence ATGAAAAAAATAGTATACATCAGTTTATTAGGTTTACTAATTACCTCATGTGGAGGTGATTCAAAAACAGCTTCAGTTGACAAAGCTATTGAATCAAAAAATGTAGCAACAATTAAAGCAACAAGAGCTGAAATACAAAAGCAATACGATGCAATTGGTACAGAATTAGCAAAACTAGATTTAGCAATTGCAGAATTAGACACATTAAAAAAATCGGCTTTAGTAACTACAGCAGTTGTTAAAGACACCATTTTTACACACTACATCGATATTCAAGGAAATATAGATACAAAACAAAACTTAATTATTTATCCAGAATATTCAGGATTATTATCTCAAGTTTATGTAAAAGCAGGTCAAAATGTAACTAAAGGACAAGTTTTAGCTCGAATTGACGATGGCGGATTAAGCAATCAATTAGCGCAAATGGAAACACAAACTGCTTTAGCTAAAACAACATTTGAAAGACAAAAAAATCTTTGGGATAAAAAAATTGGTTCTGAAATTCAGTTTTTACAAGCTAAAACAAATTATGAAGCACAAACAAAAGCAGTTGCTCAAATGAAAGCACAACTTGCTAAAACAGTTGTAAAAGCTCAATTTAGCGGTGTTATTGATGAAGTAATTACTGAAAAAGGACAAGTAGTTGGTCCTGGACAACAATTAATGAGAATTGTAAACTTATCAGATATGTATGTTTCTGCAAACGTTCCTGAAAGTTTTATTGGTAAAATTAAAGTAGGTGCTATTGTAGACGTAAATGTAAAATCTACTGGAAAAACATATAAAGGAAAAGTAAGACAAATTGGTAATTATATCAATCCAAACAATAGAAACTTTAGTATTGAAGTTGCTGTTCCAAATACTGATAATTTGTTAAGACCAAACCAAGTTGCTGTTTTAAAAATTGAAGATTACAAAAAACCTAATGCAATTTTAATTCCTGAAAGTATCGTAACTGAAAATGCAGCAGGTGAAAAAATCATCTATACTGTTGATGCAAGTGGTAAAGAGCCGAAAGCAATTAAAAAAACAATCGAAGTTGGTTTAATTTCAGGTGCTAATATTGAAGTAAAATCTGGGTTAAACAAAGGAGAAACCATCATTATCGACGGAGCAAGAAGTGTTCAAAATGG